The proteins below are encoded in one region of Deltaproteobacteria bacterium:
- a CDS encoding VWA domain-containing protein, translating to MKAIGNRVARMSFVGCSAAICAALPLGLILSLSPGASWLTILFGFIVGGVLAGFLTAFDLLWTQRKGELVNRVLRAAAAGSLGGALGAWVGQILFRLWGNHLVAGLSAGIILPLSFGTAVGWGVTGLGIGLAITLPFQSTRPRWLIAASGGTVGGAVGGLLMQFLQPLMGPASLIFGLLAFGAAVGFGISWAEMALSSLRLQVLEGPGRGSEFTLGKNTLIGSEGKCTVRLIEAGVAPRHARIFRKGSSLFFEDLGSSAGSVLNDRKVAGTAAGVSHGDLISIGKTLLRVNAPGRKTGLTSTISMAALAALCIMGLFPVPSAASAQDASQPGQVVARITQVDTSRYPVVDLYAILPGDLRPGNVHGLTVLEGKTETSLLEVRDLKKGARDAPLSISIVLDTSTSMKGRKLTEAKDAVYGFSRSIPAEARINLISFDDAVHIISTGLPASLIYKNIADLSASGHTALFDGIVTGSNLIRNEAGRKVVVTLTDGMANRGESSMKDAVAAAEKAGVSLLFVGLGPDVRRERLGGMAAMTGGRAVFTSDPSELSTLFETYATELSREVLIRYRSSMPDNPVVPVTLRLTSGNTESILNGRYLSPRASFMGISGATSPILFLLGLLGPAGLFAAGRLTSYNMAKDPFLLVEGSSKATRLITRVLSNEGMTVPMSIGGKTILVNNQPVKGTRTLRSGEALTWGDTTVLFRKG from the coding sequence ATGAAGGCCATAGGAAACAGGGTTGCGAGAATGTCGTTCGTCGGTTGCAGCGCAGCCATCTGCGCCGCTTTGCCGCTGGGGTTGATCCTGTCCCTCTCGCCCGGCGCATCATGGCTGACCATTCTCTTCGGTTTCATCGTGGGAGGTGTCCTCGCCGGTTTTCTCACCGCATTCGATCTTCTGTGGACACAGCGGAAGGGCGAACTGGTCAATCGCGTTCTGCGTGCAGCGGCTGCAGGATCCCTTGGCGGCGCATTGGGAGCATGGGTGGGTCAGATCCTGTTTCGCCTGTGGGGAAATCACCTCGTGGCCGGCCTTTCCGCGGGGATTATTCTCCCTCTGTCCTTCGGAACAGCAGTCGGTTGGGGGGTGACCGGCCTTGGAATCGGTCTGGCTATCACGCTCCCCTTCCAATCCACCAGGCCCCGCTGGCTCATCGCCGCCAGTGGAGGGACCGTAGGGGGAGCGGTGGGAGGTCTGTTGATGCAGTTTCTACAGCCGCTGATGGGCCCTGCGAGCCTGATTTTCGGCCTGCTGGCGTTTGGCGCGGCTGTTGGATTCGGCATTTCGTGGGCGGAAATGGCTCTTTCCTCCCTACGGCTTCAGGTGCTTGAAGGTCCCGGACGTGGATCGGAATTTACTCTGGGGAAAAACACCCTCATCGGCAGTGAGGGGAAATGCACCGTCCGCCTGATCGAAGCCGGAGTGGCACCCAGGCATGCCCGTATTTTCCGTAAGGGGAGCAGCCTTTTCTTCGAGGACCTCGGTTCTTCGGCAGGGAGCGTTTTGAACGATCGCAAGGTGGCGGGAACCGCAGCCGGTGTATCCCACGGCGACCTGATCAGCATCGGAAAAACCCTTCTTCGGGTCAATGCACCCGGCCGGAAAACAGGCCTGACATCCACCATCTCCATGGCAGCCCTTGCGGCCCTGTGCATCATGGGCCTTTTCCCGGTTCCCTCGGCCGCCTCCGCACAGGATGCCTCTCAACCCGGCCAGGTGGTCGCCCGCATTACCCAGGTGGACACATCCAGGTACCCTGTCGTGGACCTTTACGCAATACTTCCCGGCGATCTGAGGCCGGGAAATGTCCATGGCCTGACCGTATTGGAGGGCAAAACGGAAACATCTCTCCTCGAGGTGAGAGATCTGAAAAAGGGCGCCAGGGATGCCCCTCTCTCCATCTCCATCGTACTCGATACGAGCACGAGCATGAAAGGCCGGAAACTGACCGAGGCCAAAGACGCCGTATACGGCTTTTCCAGGAGCATCCCCGCGGAGGCCAGGATCAACCTCATATCATTTGACGATGCCGTCCATATCATCTCCACAGGACTTCCCGCGAGTCTCATCTATAAAAACATCGCTGATCTCTCCGCTTCAGGACACACGGCCCTGTTCGACGGGATCGTCACGGGATCCAACCTGATCCGGAACGAAGCCGGAAGAAAGGTGGTCGTGACGCTGACCGACGGTATGGCCAACAGGGGTGAAAGCTCCATGAAAGATGCGGTAGCCGCCGCAGAAAAAGCCGGGGTGAGCCTTCTTTTCGTGGGACTTGGCCCGGATGTCCGACGAGAGAGATTGGGCGGCATGGCGGCCATGACAGGTGGAAGGGCCGTATTTACCTCGGACCCATCCGAGCTTTCAACCCTGTTTGAGACCTACGCAACGGAGCTTTCCAGGGAGGTACTTATTCGATACCGTTCAAGTATGCCTGACAATCCTGTTGTCCCTGTGACATTGCGCCTTACGTCCGGGAACACTGAATCAATCCTCAACGGCCGATACCTGTCGCCCAGGGCCTCTTTCATGGGGATCTCCGGGGCTACGTCCCCAATCCTCTTTCTACTTGGTCTGCTGGGGCCGGCAGGGCTTTTCGCCGCGGGGCGCCTTACCTCCTATAACATGGCGAAAGACCCGTTCCTCCTTGTGGAGGGTTCCTCCAAGGCGACCCGTCTGATTACCAGGGTCCTTTCCAACGAGGGGATGACGGTTCCGATGTCCATCGGGGGCAAGACTATCCTCGTCAACAACCAACCGGTAAAGGGAACCCGTACTCTAAGGAGCGGCGAGGCCCTGACCTGGGGCGACACAACCGTCCTGTTCAGAAAAGGTTGA
- a CDS encoding FHA domain-containing protein has product MPVDDKNDFFPTQTIPQRGEAAKPDRPAMAYMAVLTGTKAGSQYSLFNDRQTVIGRSSDCEIHIDDPDASRRHAAIQPFGNDYYIMDMGSTNGTLVNGKPVEKRILRHSDKITLGKQVLQFILVGSDGGPYLDDSLKD; this is encoded by the coding sequence ATGCCCGTTGACGACAAAAATGATTTTTTCCCTACCCAGACTATCCCCCAAAGGGGAGAAGCAGCCAAACCCGATCGGCCGGCTATGGCGTACATGGCTGTTCTTACAGGTACCAAAGCAGGCAGTCAGTACTCATTATTCAACGATAGGCAGACGGTCATCGGCCGTTCCAGTGATTGTGAAATCCATATCGACGACCCGGATGCATCCCGCCGGCACGCCGCTATTCAACCCTTTGGAAATGACTACTACATAATGGACATGGGCAGCACAAACGGGACGTTGGTCAACGGAAAGCCCGTTGAAAAACGTATTCTCAGGCACAGCGACAAGATCACCCTTGGCAAACAGGTTCTCCAGTTCATTCTCGTCGGATCGGATGGGGGACCTTATCTGGATGATTCCCTGAAGGACTAG